A window of the Streptomyces griseochromogenes genome harbors these coding sequences:
- a CDS encoding TerD family protein — protein sequence MVVAELYRHTVEGRPVWKLRAIGQGWAEGFDGLARAYGVDVE from the coding sequence ATGGTCGTCGCTGAGCTGTATCGGCACACCGTGGAAGGCCGACCCGTCTGGAAACTGCGGGCCATCGGTCAAGGTTGGGCAGAAGGCTTTGACGGTCTCGCCCGTGCCTATGGTGTCGACGTCGAGTGA
- a CDS encoding helix-turn-helix domain-containing protein, which produces MKIQWRLRMAAGQREVWTGTELRRLLAEKAGLQLSSASVSALFTKEPSQVKMTTLAALCTALECTPNDLIEVDTTPVERPIAPPRPVADLPQAASARGRSMPPL; this is translated from the coding sequence ATGAAGATCCAATGGCGGCTGCGGATGGCCGCGGGCCAGCGCGAGGTGTGGACCGGGACCGAGCTGCGACGGCTGCTGGCCGAGAAGGCAGGTCTTCAGCTGTCCTCGGCCTCGGTGTCCGCGTTGTTCACCAAGGAGCCCTCGCAGGTGAAGATGACCACGCTGGCCGCGTTGTGCACCGCGCTGGAATGCACCCCCAACGACCTGATCGAGGTCGACACCACCCCCGTCGAACGGCCGATCGCACCCCCTCGCCCGGTCGCCGATCTCCCGCAGGCTGCCTCCGCCCGGGGCCGTTCGATGCCGCCCCTGTGA
- a CDS encoding DUF6228 family protein, producing MNSQDAAPDEPQTVSIRCSINRAVCVRLSDPVRDDPDCLHYTVEADALGLKARVDGVTAWIWDADLAPFLAQLAADFRGWDGERVWQTNDRDLTVTAAFRSGGHVALTWTLRPWRGPTNSWEASITTWLEAGEQMAALASEVHRLLRPEHPG from the coding sequence GTGAACTCCCAAGATGCCGCCCCCGACGAGCCACAGACGGTGAGTATCCGCTGCAGCATCAACCGGGCTGTGTGCGTGCGACTGTCCGACCCCGTACGCGATGACCCCGACTGCTTGCACTACACGGTCGAGGCCGACGCACTGGGGCTGAAGGCCCGCGTCGACGGGGTGACCGCCTGGATCTGGGATGCCGACCTCGCGCCGTTCCTTGCTCAACTGGCCGCGGACTTCCGCGGCTGGGACGGCGAGCGCGTCTGGCAGACCAACGACCGCGACCTCACGGTCACGGCAGCCTTCAGGTCGGGCGGCCATGTCGCGTTGACCTGGACGCTCCGTCCTTGGCGGGGACCGACGAACAGCTGGGAAGCCTCGATCACCACGTGGCTTGAGGCCGGTGAGCAGATGGCGGCTCTCGCCTCGGAGGTTCACCGGCTTCTCCGCCCCGAGCATCCGGGCTGA
- a CDS encoding SDR family oxidoreductase — translation MTSLFSLTGKTALVTGGSRGIGLMIARGLIEAGAKVYVSSRKAEACEEAVRGLSGPGQAVALPADLSREEECHRLAADIGEREERLHILVNNAGATWGAPLDEFPVSGWDKVMDLNLRSPFLLTQALLPKLRAGGSTEDPARIINVGSIDGLHVSPASAYSYAASKAGLHHLTRVLAKELGPQGITVNAIAPGPFESKMMAATLDAMGEAIAQAAPLRRIGRPDDMAGVAVYLASRAGAYVTGAVIPVDGGLGTTV, via the coding sequence GTGACCTCACTGTTCTCCCTCACCGGCAAAACCGCCCTCGTGACCGGCGGTTCCCGCGGCATCGGCCTGATGATCGCCCGGGGCCTGATCGAAGCGGGAGCCAAGGTCTACGTCAGCTCCCGCAAGGCGGAAGCCTGCGAGGAGGCCGTGCGCGGGCTTTCCGGTCCCGGCCAGGCGGTCGCGCTGCCCGCCGACCTGTCGCGCGAGGAGGAGTGCCACCGACTCGCCGCAGACATCGGCGAGCGGGAGGAGCGGCTGCACATCCTGGTGAACAACGCCGGCGCCACCTGGGGTGCGCCCCTGGACGAGTTCCCGGTCAGCGGCTGGGACAAGGTGATGGACCTCAACCTGCGCAGCCCCTTCCTGCTCACCCAAGCCCTCCTGCCGAAGCTGCGCGCCGGCGGGTCGACGGAGGACCCTGCGCGGATCATCAACGTCGGATCCATCGACGGCCTGCACGTCAGCCCCGCCTCGGCCTACTCGTACGCGGCCAGCAAGGCGGGCCTGCACCACCTGACCCGCGTGCTGGCCAAGGAGCTCGGGCCACAGGGCATCACGGTGAACGCCATCGCGCCCGGCCCCTTCGAGTCGAAGATGATGGCCGCGACCCTGGACGCCATGGGCGAGGCGATCGCGCAGGCGGCTCCGCTGCGCCGGATCGGGCGGCCGGACGACATGGCCGGCGTCGCCGTCTATCTGGCCAGCCGTGCTGGCGCCTACGTCACCGGCGCCGTCATCCCCGTCGACGGCGGGCTCGGCACCACGGTCTGA
- a CDS encoding aminoglycoside phosphotransferase family protein gives MDSFEIDENLVRSLVREQHPDLAGLELREVAGGWDNQLWRLGDEFAVRMPRTERAPSLLRKEHQWLPALAPRLPLPVPTPMRIGKPSARFPRPWTIATWVPGEPADRSPISHDGAADTLAGFLKALHVKAPADAPVSQDRGVPLKTLSDGFEKGLEEVASGSDVADLRNFRDVWDEAIAAPDWEGPPVWLHGDLHPANVVVSDGTLSGVIDFGDMCAGDPAVDLAAAWVLLPAGAASRFFDAYADADEAMIRRARGLAAAKSLFLILMGRAGERGLPGGKPTWGPAGRAALDRVLASI, from the coding sequence ATGGACAGCTTCGAGATCGATGAGAACTTGGTGCGCTCTCTGGTGCGAGAGCAGCATCCGGACCTTGCGGGCTTGGAACTGCGTGAGGTGGCCGGCGGTTGGGACAACCAACTGTGGCGCCTCGGGGACGAGTTCGCCGTGCGCATGCCACGCACGGAGCGAGCGCCCTCCCTCCTGCGCAAAGAGCACCAGTGGCTGCCCGCCCTGGCCCCGCGCCTTCCACTACCGGTCCCGACTCCCATGCGGATCGGTAAACCGTCCGCACGCTTCCCGCGGCCATGGACCATCGCGACATGGGTTCCGGGCGAACCAGCCGACCGCTCCCCAATCAGCCACGACGGCGCGGCCGACACTTTGGCGGGCTTCCTCAAGGCACTGCATGTGAAGGCGCCCGCGGATGCACCGGTCAGTCAGGATCGCGGCGTTCCCCTCAAAACGCTCTCGGACGGTTTCGAAAAGGGACTCGAGGAAGTCGCCTCCGGAAGCGATGTCGCTGACCTCCGGAATTTCCGGGACGTCTGGGACGAGGCCATTGCGGCTCCCGATTGGGAGGGCCCGCCTGTATGGCTGCACGGCGACCTTCATCCAGCGAATGTCGTCGTCTCGGACGGGACACTCTCGGGCGTGATCGACTTTGGTGACATGTGCGCCGGTGATCCGGCGGTCGATCTCGCGGCTGCCTGGGTGCTTCTTCCCGCGGGGGCGGCTTCACGGTTCTTCGACGCGTACGCAGACGCGGACGAGGCGATGATCCGGCGCGCACGAGGGTTGGCTGCCGCGAAGAGCCTTTTCCTCATCCTCATGGGCCGGGCCGGGGAGCGGGGCCTGCCAGGCGGCAAGCCGACATGGGGACCCGCAGGCCGGGCGGCGCTTGACCGTGTTCTGGCATCAATCTAG
- a CDS encoding discoidin domain-containing protein has translation MPGPTGAGFAPHHGVAPASAMEPAAPVLPRDGWTVTASDQENAAEDGRAANVMDGDTATIWHSKWSGTPTALPHSITIDMHRTAVVSAIVYWPRAVSPNGRIGTYEIRLSNDGRTWSEPVASGTLADDATVKTLSFAAQGTRYVRLTALTEAGGRGPWASAAELDLLGDPGSTAGVVALSREGWTATASDEESSAEDGRAANVLDGDADTIWHSKWSSSTAALPHSITIDMKRPRTVSELTYQPRQDSTNGRIGAFTVTTSSDGTSFGAPVASGTWADDDTIKGASFIRPVTARYVRLTATTEAGGRGPWSSAAEIRLAGPADPAQAGAWGPVKGFPLVPVTTAVLPNNKLLAWSAYGVDRFGGSNGYTQTAIMDMTTGQVTQRRIDNTGHDMFCPGIAILSDGRVLVTGGSNAERASIYDPATDAWTSTADMHIPRGYQAMTLLSNGEAFVLGGSWSGGVGGKDAEVWSPATGTWRTLPGVPVAPTMTADPAGPYRADNHEWLHATSDGRVLQLGPSKQMNWITTTGAGTIASAGTRADSQDAMNGNAVAYDIDKLLTLGGATAYEKAKATNRAYTVDASGSGQPVSTRTGDMRFARAFSNSVVMPDGKVAVFGGQSYPVPFSDATSVMTPEIWDPATGKFTSAASMAVPRNYHSVANLLPDGRIFSGGGGLCGDCATNHLDGAIFTPPYLLNADGSERPRPAITGQVPARAENGTQLSVTTDKAVTSFALVRASAATHTTDNDQRRVPLRFRATAGTSYQVDIPADPGVALPGTYMLFALDAQGAPSNARMLTIS, from the coding sequence GTGCCCGGCCCTACCGGTGCGGGGTTCGCCCCGCACCACGGGGTGGCGCCCGCATCCGCGATGGAACCCGCTGCACCGGTGCTGCCACGGGACGGCTGGACGGTGACCGCCAGCGACCAGGAGAACGCCGCGGAGGACGGACGCGCCGCCAACGTAATGGACGGGGATACCGCCACCATCTGGCACAGCAAGTGGTCGGGGACCCCCACTGCGCTGCCGCACAGCATCACCATCGACATGCATCGCACCGCCGTGGTGTCGGCGATCGTCTACTGGCCGCGGGCCGTCAGCCCCAACGGCCGTATCGGCACGTACGAGATCCGGCTGAGCAACGACGGCCGGACCTGGAGCGAGCCGGTGGCCTCCGGCACTCTCGCGGACGACGCCACGGTCAAGACGCTGTCCTTCGCCGCGCAGGGCACACGGTATGTGCGGCTGACGGCGCTGACCGAAGCGGGCGGACGGGGGCCATGGGCGTCCGCGGCGGAACTCGACCTGCTCGGCGATCCCGGCTCCACCGCCGGTGTCGTCGCCCTGTCGCGCGAGGGATGGACCGCCACCGCAAGCGACGAAGAGAGCTCGGCGGAGGACGGACGCGCCGCCAACGTACTGGACGGGGATGCCGACACCATCTGGCACAGCAAGTGGTCGAGTTCCACTGCTGCGCTGCCGCACAGCATCACCATCGACATGAAGAGGCCCCGCACGGTCTCCGAACTCACCTACCAGCCGCGTCAGGACTCCACGAACGGCCGGATCGGCGCCTTCACCGTCACCACCAGCTCGGACGGCACGTCCTTCGGTGCGCCGGTCGCCTCCGGCACCTGGGCCGACGACGACACGATCAAGGGCGCCTCGTTCATCCGGCCTGTGACGGCCCGGTATGTACGTCTGACCGCCACCACCGAGGCGGGCGGCCGCGGCCCCTGGTCCTCGGCGGCCGAAATCCGGCTGGCCGGGCCCGCGGATCCCGCCCAAGCGGGTGCGTGGGGTCCGGTGAAGGGCTTCCCTCTGGTCCCGGTGACCACGGCCGTCCTGCCGAACAACAAACTGCTCGCCTGGTCGGCGTACGGCGTCGACCGGTTCGGCGGCAGCAATGGCTACACCCAGACCGCAATCATGGACATGACGACTGGTCAGGTCACGCAGCGGCGCATCGACAACACGGGGCACGACATGTTCTGCCCGGGGATCGCCATCCTGTCCGACGGGCGCGTCCTGGTCACCGGCGGCAGCAACGCGGAACGTGCCAGCATCTACGACCCGGCGACGGACGCCTGGACCTCGACCGCGGACATGCACATACCCCGCGGCTACCAGGCGATGACCCTGCTGTCCAACGGCGAGGCCTTCGTCCTGGGCGGTTCCTGGAGCGGCGGCGTGGGCGGAAAGGACGCCGAGGTGTGGTCGCCTGCCACGGGAACCTGGCGCACCCTGCCCGGCGTTCCCGTCGCCCCGACCATGACTGCGGACCCGGCGGGTCCCTACCGGGCGGACAACCATGAGTGGCTGCACGCCACTTCGGACGGCCGGGTACTGCAGCTCGGCCCGAGCAAGCAGATGAACTGGATCACCACGACGGGCGCCGGGACCATCGCGTCGGCCGGGACCCGTGCCGACAGCCAGGACGCGATGAACGGCAACGCGGTCGCGTACGACATCGACAAGTTGCTGACCCTCGGCGGCGCGACCGCTTACGAGAAGGCCAAGGCCACGAACCGTGCCTATACCGTCGACGCGAGCGGCAGTGGACAGCCGGTGAGCACCCGAACCGGGGACATGCGCTTCGCTCGCGCGTTCAGCAACAGCGTGGTCATGCCGGACGGGAAGGTCGCGGTGTTCGGCGGACAGTCGTACCCGGTACCTTTCAGCGACGCGACGTCCGTCATGACCCCGGAGATCTGGGATCCGGCCACCGGGAAGTTCACGTCCGCGGCATCCATGGCCGTGCCGCGCAACTACCACAGCGTCGCCAATCTGCTGCCGGACGGCCGGATCTTCTCCGGCGGCGGAGGCCTGTGCGGGGACTGCGCCACGAACCACCTGGACGGCGCGATCTTCACCCCGCCGTATCTGCTCAACGCGGACGGCAGCGAAAGGCCCCGTCCGGCCATCACCGGTCAGGTGCCCGCCCGGGCAGAAAACGGCACGCAGTTGTCGGTAACCACCGACAAGGCGGTCACCTCCTTCGCCCTCGTACGCGCCAGTGCGGCGACCCACACCACCGACAACGACCAGCGCCGCGTGCCACTGCGGTTCCGTGCCACGGCCGGCACCTCGTACCAGGTCGACATCCCGGCCGACCCGGGCGTCGCCCTGCCAGGGACGTACATGCTGTTCGCGCTCGACGCTCAGGGGGCGCCGAGCAACGCCCGGATGCTCACGATCAGCTGA
- a CDS encoding site-specific integrase produces MRAQDRARRAGTRPRSNHTLETALATMRDLAVFLINARGKTDWSLVDVHDIESFLAVLPRARKRRLTVLRQFFRFARAQKLVLVDPTRGLIAKEANGFHVRTLTLDQQRDLFRRWTTDEHVHPHETLHVHDDCGFPSRMIRSTRLIDLVNAMDAKLVAAAFGMDPQATLIYLADRVDPGRLPPQESR; encoded by the coding sequence ATGCGAGCCCAGGACCGGGCCCGCCGAGCCGGCACCCGCCCCCGCAGCAACCACACCCTGGAAACCGCCCTGGCCACCATGCGGGACCTGGCCGTCTTCCTGATCAACGCGCGGGGCAAGACCGACTGGTCCCTCGTCGACGTGCACGACATCGAATCCTTCCTGGCCGTCCTGCCCAGGGCTCGCAAGCGGCGACTGACCGTGCTGCGGCAGTTCTTCCGCTTCGCGCGGGCCCAGAAGCTGGTGCTGGTCGACCCGACCCGCGGCCTGATCGCCAAGGAGGCGAACGGCTTCCACGTCAGAACCCTCACCCTCGACCAGCAGCGCGACCTGTTCCGGCGCTGGACCACCGACGAGCATGTCCACCCCCATGAGACCCTCCACGTCCATGACGACTGCGGATTCCCATCCCGGATGATCCGCAGCACCCGCCTCATCGACCTGGTGAACGCCATGGACGCCAAACTCGTCGCCGCAGCCTTCGGCATGGACCCGCAGGCCACCCTGATCTATCTCGCCGACCGCGTGGACCCGGGCCGACTGCCACCGCAGGAATCGCGGTGA
- a CDS encoding MFS transporter → MLSFSVVQTAVVPILPSLAKELDVSGSDITWLMTANLLSAAVLTPLLGRFGDLRGRKPMLLISLAGLVAGSALAVGTHSFTWLVVARILQGAGGGVLPLAISIVRDELPTHKVTGGVAAISASMGVGSGLGLVATGLLLEHWSYKSIFWMGLVFGLLALALVALRVPTDPVTDKDGGADPLGALTLAGWLSALLVAVSQGNNWGWTSNRTLGLFAVAAVVCLVWIIIEAKVQHPLVDLTMMSRPAVAFTNLAGLLIGFGMYGSFMVISNFAQTPAKLAHYGFTATVLHAGIMLLPSAIGSMIAAPLGALLIARRGPRLPLVLGGVLGAAAMGYLALRHSHEADIYTASAIFGLGIGLAFSAMPAYINGAVPVEQSGIANGMNAVLRTVGGAIGTAVMAAILTGDTMKLPIPIALPTLDAYKHAFWTTTVICAIAAAVPFLIRTVKPATNTARAAAMAAADEVTADLGASPVRAKTGA, encoded by the coding sequence ATGCTGTCGTTCAGCGTGGTGCAGACCGCGGTCGTCCCGATCCTGCCCTCGCTGGCCAAGGAGCTGGACGTCTCCGGCTCGGATATCACGTGGCTGATGACGGCGAACCTGCTCTCCGCCGCCGTGCTGACCCCCCTGCTGGGCCGCTTCGGCGACCTTCGGGGCCGCAAGCCGATGCTGCTGATCTCGCTGGCGGGCCTCGTCGCCGGTTCGGCGCTGGCGGTCGGCACCCACTCCTTCACCTGGCTGGTCGTCGCCCGCATCCTGCAGGGCGCCGGCGGTGGCGTGCTGCCGTTGGCGATCAGCATCGTCCGCGACGAGCTGCCCACACACAAGGTGACCGGCGGCGTGGCCGCCATCAGTGCCTCCATGGGTGTCGGCTCCGGTCTCGGCCTGGTCGCCACCGGCCTGCTCCTGGAACACTGGAGCTACAAGTCGATCTTCTGGATGGGCCTGGTCTTCGGCCTGCTCGCCCTCGCCCTGGTCGCCCTGCGCGTGCCCACCGACCCGGTCACCGACAAGGACGGCGGCGCCGACCCGCTGGGCGCTCTCACCCTCGCCGGCTGGCTCTCCGCCCTCCTCGTCGCCGTCAGCCAGGGCAACAACTGGGGCTGGACCTCCAACCGCACCCTCGGCCTGTTCGCCGTCGCCGCCGTCGTCTGCCTCGTCTGGATCATCATCGAGGCCAAGGTGCAGCACCCGCTGGTCGACCTCACCATGATGTCCCGCCCCGCCGTCGCCTTCACCAACCTCGCCGGCCTGCTGATCGGCTTCGGCATGTACGGCTCGTTCATGGTCATCAGCAACTTCGCCCAGACCCCCGCCAAGCTCGCCCACTACGGCTTCACCGCGACCGTCCTGCACGCCGGCATCATGCTGCTGCCCTCCGCCATCGGCTCGATGATCGCCGCCCCGCTCGGCGCCCTGTTGATCGCCCGCCGCGGCCCGCGCCTGCCGCTGGTCCTCGGCGGCGTGCTCGGCGCCGCCGCGATGGGCTACCTCGCCCTGCGCCACAGCCACGAGGCCGACATCTACACCGCCTCCGCCATCTTCGGCCTGGGTATCGGCCTCGCGTTCTCCGCCATGCCCGCCTACATCAACGGCGCCGTCCCGGTCGAGCAGTCCGGCATCGCCAACGGCATGAACGCCGTGCTCCGCACCGTCGGCGGCGCCATCGGCACGGCCGTCATGGCCGCCATCCTGACCGGCGACACCATGAAGCTCCCGATCCCCATCGCGCTGCCCACCCTGGACGCCTACAAGCACGCCTTCTGGACCACCACCGTCATCTGCGCGATCGCCGCCGCTGTCCCGTTCCTGATCCGCACCGTCAAGCCCGCCACCAACACTGCGCGCGCCGCTGCCATGGCCGCCGCTGACGAGGTCACGGCGGACCTCGGCGCCAGCCCGGTGCGGGCCAAGACCGGCGCCTGA
- a CDS encoding VOC family protein has protein sequence MSTIQPVIITADQDVLLGFYTKLFGAEEIFRIPAEGPAFYLGLRIGDTDLGLVAKANPGTGAAPRILLSIGVDDVDETLGRVEALGGSVRGAPNDMPWGQRVAHIQDPDGNPLNLTQPIPAR, from the coding sequence ATGTCCACCATCCAGCCAGTGATCATCACTGCCGACCAGGACGTCCTGCTCGGCTTCTATACGAAATTGTTCGGCGCCGAGGAGATCTTCCGGATACCGGCGGAGGGCCCGGCCTTCTACCTCGGCTTGCGCATCGGCGACACCGACCTCGGGCTGGTGGCCAAGGCGAACCCGGGGACCGGGGCGGCACCGCGGATCCTGCTCAGCATCGGTGTCGACGACGTCGACGAGACGCTCGGCCGGGTGGAGGCGCTGGGCGGCTCGGTCCGCGGCGCCCCCAACGACATGCCGTGGGGACAGCGCGTCGCCCACATCCAGGACCCCGACGGCAACCCGCTGAACCTCACTCAGCCGATCCCGGCCCGGTGA
- a CDS encoding tyrosine-type recombinase/integrase, whose translation MAEVRLQVIAGGAVPQEPLTTDPWRFHAACVDAFVVSWRARGFSPVTIDNDIGLLERTLTALGRPAWETPQDIDRVIGDLTIQGRKTSTRREYVQIFKCFHRFLQARKAAEIEAAFSVRLVCPIDEFNASRHVGDDSPAVLPPPTPEQVGEFFDFMKQRIATARKYGPAARDHAMFRTLYHAGLRSEEASLLDKPGLHLSRGPFGKLHVRFGEGAHTSGPRPRWVPMLDGLDLVLRWFLEDVRPKFPDSPVLFADESGGSRHRGTIRNRLRYLMELEGRPTADRFSPHALRRACATQNYERGGDLVAIQQLLGHWTVSSTMRYVRPSATFIEDAYQRAVASTLAELSGKDTTA comes from the coding sequence GTGGCCGAGGTGAGACTCCAGGTCATCGCGGGCGGGGCCGTCCCGCAGGAGCCGCTGACGACGGATCCGTGGCGGTTCCATGCAGCGTGTGTGGACGCGTTCGTCGTGTCCTGGAGGGCTCGCGGGTTCAGCCCGGTGACCATCGACAACGACATCGGCCTGCTGGAGCGGACCCTCACCGCTCTGGGGCGGCCCGCGTGGGAGACGCCCCAGGACATCGATCGCGTGATCGGCGACCTTACGATCCAGGGCCGCAAGACGTCGACCCGGCGCGAGTATGTGCAGATCTTCAAGTGCTTCCACCGGTTCTTGCAGGCCCGCAAGGCGGCCGAGATCGAGGCCGCGTTCAGCGTCCGCCTGGTCTGCCCGATCGACGAGTTCAACGCCTCCCGGCATGTCGGCGACGACTCGCCGGCCGTGCTGCCGCCTCCGACGCCAGAGCAGGTGGGCGAGTTCTTCGACTTCATGAAGCAGCGGATCGCGACCGCGCGGAAGTACGGACCCGCGGCCCGAGACCATGCGATGTTCCGGACGCTGTATCACGCCGGACTCCGCTCCGAGGAAGCGTCCCTGCTGGACAAGCCGGGCCTGCACCTCTCCCGTGGGCCATTCGGCAAGCTGCATGTCCGGTTCGGCGAGGGAGCCCATACCTCCGGACCGCGGCCGAGGTGGGTGCCCATGCTCGACGGCCTCGATCTTGTGCTGCGGTGGTTCCTGGAGGACGTGCGACCCAAATTCCCCGACTCGCCCGTGCTGTTCGCCGACGAGTCCGGCGGCAGCCGCCACCGCGGCACCATCCGCAACCGCCTGCGCTATCTGATGGAACTCGAAGGCCGCCCGACGGCCGACCGGTTCAGCCCCCATGCCCTGCGACGAGCCTGCGCGACCCAAAACTACGAACGCGGCGGCGACCTCGTGGCGATCCAACAGTTGCTCGGTCACTGGACCGTCAGCTCGACCATGCGCTATGTCCGCCCCTCCGCGACCTTCATCGAGGACGCCTATCAACGGGCGGTCGCCAGCACTCTGGCCGAGCTGAGTGGGAAGGACACCACGGCATGA
- a CDS encoding thiamine pyrophosphate-dependent enzyme has protein sequence MKWSYEPARAEDVPEAFLRAYAMALQPPAGPVYLSVPMDDWKRPLSAFTRTRTFSDRVLPDPDRLRSFADRISASRSPALVFGPEVDRAGGWDAAVALAEKLRAAVYGSPLLDRASFPEDHPLFRGPLGMSVKTISDRLTGHDLVVVIGAEVFRYYPYVPGSYLPDGTELLQITGNPDVAAAARVGDSLLGDPKTAIEQVLATVAEGTSRTPPEPMARPRVLPESPNSPLTPPEVYAALSSVKPADAVIVNESTSTMAQQIEWLPTTKTGSFFATASGGIGWGAPAAVGVALADRERGAPRPVVGLIGDGSFQYSVQAIWTAAQHRLPVVMRNQEYSILKSFAVLEEAPGVPGLDLPGLDIAGVARGFGCRAVDVDTTEDLQREFKAALTADTTTVIVVATQPQKAML, from the coding sequence GTGAAGTGGTCGTACGAGCCCGCGCGCGCCGAGGATGTCCCGGAGGCGTTCCTGCGGGCGTACGCGATGGCCCTGCAGCCTCCGGCCGGTCCCGTCTACCTTTCCGTGCCAATGGACGACTGGAAGCGGCCCCTGTCCGCCTTCACTCGCACGCGGACCTTCAGCGACCGGGTCCTGCCCGACCCAGACCGGCTACGGAGCTTCGCGGACCGTATCTCCGCAAGCCGCAGTCCCGCGCTGGTCTTCGGGCCGGAGGTCGACCGTGCCGGCGGCTGGGACGCGGCGGTTGCCCTCGCGGAGAAGCTGCGCGCGGCCGTGTACGGCTCCCCGCTGCTCGACCGTGCGTCCTTCCCCGAGGACCACCCCCTGTTCCGCGGCCCGCTCGGCATGTCGGTGAAGACGATCAGCGACCGGCTGACCGGGCACGACCTGGTCGTCGTGATCGGCGCCGAGGTGTTCCGGTACTACCCCTACGTCCCGGGCTCCTACCTGCCCGACGGCACGGAGCTTCTCCAGATCACCGGCAATCCCGACGTCGCCGCCGCGGCGCGGGTGGGCGACAGCCTGCTCGGTGACCCCAAGACGGCGATCGAGCAGGTTCTGGCGACAGTCGCGGAGGGAACCTCGCGGACCCCACCGGAGCCGATGGCGCGCCCCAGGGTGCTTCCGGAGTCGCCGAACAGCCCGCTGACGCCCCCGGAGGTCTACGCGGCCCTGAGCAGCGTCAAGCCGGCCGACGCTGTCATCGTCAACGAGTCGACCTCCACCATGGCCCAGCAGATTGAGTGGCTGCCCACCACCAAGACTGGCTCCTTCTTCGCCACGGCCAGCGGCGGCATCGGCTGGGGTGCGCCGGCGGCCGTCGGGGTCGCCCTGGCCGACCGGGAGCGAGGTGCCCCCCGGCCGGTCGTCGGGCTGATCGGCGACGGTTCCTTCCAGTACTCCGTGCAGGCGATCTGGACGGCGGCACAGCACCGACTGCCCGTCGTCATGCGCAACCAGGAGTACTCCATCCTCAAGTCGTTCGCGGTGTTGGAGGAGGCTCCGGGCGTCCCCGGCCTCGACCTGCCCGGGCTCGACATTGCCGGCGTGGCCCGCGGCTTCGGCTGCCGCGCGGTCGACGTCGACACGACCGAGGACCTGCAGCGCGAGTTCAAGGCGGCCCTGACCGCCGACACCACCACCGTCATCGTGGTGGCCACCCAGCCCCAGAAGGCGATGCTGTAA